One genomic window of Halolamina sediminis includes the following:
- a CDS encoding zinc-dependent alcohol dehydrogenase family protein, with translation MRAAVLREYGEPLDVTELSDPEPGPDGAVVEVEACGICRSDWHAWQGHGEWADDQVPLDYVLGHEPAGRVVAVGEDVDRVAVGDRVVVPFSLGCGGCGECRTGHGNTCEDGLALGFESDVPGAFAEKVGVPHADHNLQTLPDGVSFRDVAAVGCRYMTAFHALSHRADVGGGDWVAVHGCGGVGLSAVQIADALGARPIAVDVSDAALARAADVGASETVDGSNADAVERIHELTDGGAAVSLDALGRAETARNSVRCLRSRGTHVQVGLTTDAEKGEVSLPTDWMTRWEIDWLGSRGMPPARFEELLAMVDDGTLDPGALVGREVGLEDVSARLAAMTDYDTDGIEILTFE, from the coding sequence ATGCGCGCCGCAGTGCTCCGCGAGTACGGCGAACCGCTCGACGTGACCGAACTGTCCGACCCCGAGCCCGGGCCCGACGGCGCCGTCGTCGAGGTCGAGGCGTGCGGGATCTGTCGGAGCGACTGGCACGCCTGGCAGGGCCACGGCGAGTGGGCCGACGATCAGGTGCCGCTGGACTACGTGCTCGGCCACGAGCCGGCGGGTCGGGTCGTCGCGGTCGGGGAGGACGTCGACCGCGTCGCGGTCGGCGACCGCGTGGTCGTCCCGTTCAGCCTCGGCTGCGGGGGCTGTGGGGAGTGCCGGACCGGCCACGGGAACACCTGCGAGGACGGCCTCGCGCTGGGGTTCGAGTCAGACGTGCCCGGCGCGTTCGCCGAGAAAGTGGGCGTCCCCCACGCCGACCACAACCTCCAGACGCTGCCCGACGGCGTGAGCTTCCGGGACGTGGCCGCGGTCGGCTGCCGGTACATGACCGCGTTCCACGCGCTTTCCCACCGCGCCGACGTGGGCGGCGGCGACTGGGTCGCGGTCCACGGCTGCGGCGGCGTCGGGCTCTCGGCGGTCCAGATCGCCGACGCGCTCGGCGCGCGACCGATCGCGGTCGACGTGAGCGACGCCGCGCTCGCCCGCGCCGCGGACGTAGGCGCGAGCGAGACGGTCGACGGGAGCAACGCGGACGCAGTTGAGCGAATCCACGAGCTCACCGACGGCGGCGCTGCGGTCAGCCTCGACGCGCTCGGCCGCGCGGAGACCGCGCGGAACTCGGTCCGCTGTCTGCGCTCCCGCGGCACCCACGTGCAGGTGGGGCTGACGACCGACGCCGAGAAGGGCGAGGTGTCGCTGCCGACCGACTGGATGACCCGCTGGGAGATCGACTGGCTCGGCTCGCGGGGGATGCCGCCCGCGCGCTTCGAGGAACTGCTCGCGATGGTCGACGACGGCACGCTCGACCCGGGCGCGCTCGTCGGCCGCGAGGTGGGGTTGGAGGACGTCTCCGCCCGGCTGGCGGCGATGACCGACTACGACACCGACGGGATCGAGATCCTCACCTTCGAGTAG
- a CDS encoding DUF58 domain-containing protein, which produces MSAVDAVDTEHWAGIGALAFVAFAFGLPFQRPALFLVALVGVGFSAYARLGDAPPAALSVERELSEESPTPDAEVTVTVTVENEGSATLPDLRLIDGVPPGLSVTDGAARLGTALRPGKRATFSYTVTTSRGRHEWQPLTAVVRNASGSQERTVEVEATTTMRCLPTLEASSDLPLRGLTTPYSGRVATDVAGSGLEFHSTREYRQGDPLSRVDWNRYARSGELSTVSFREERAATVVLLIDSREEAYRTPDEETPNAVERSVEAAGEAFSALLSTGDRVGIASFGPEECWLAPATGEQHRATARRLLADHAAFSVSPAEGPFYPSISLRRLRRRLPADAQIVLFSPVTDDYIASVAERLDAYGHQLTLISPDPTIDDTAPHRLARLERDTRLRGLRSHGIRVIDWGERPLAVELARATRRWSR; this is translated from the coding sequence ATGAGCGCCGTCGACGCCGTCGACACCGAGCACTGGGCGGGGATCGGCGCGTTGGCGTTCGTCGCGTTCGCGTTCGGGCTGCCGTTCCAGCGGCCCGCGCTGTTCCTCGTCGCGCTGGTCGGCGTGGGGTTCTCGGCGTACGCCCGGCTCGGCGATGCCCCGCCGGCCGCCCTCAGCGTCGAACGGGAGCTGTCCGAGGAGTCGCCGACGCCAGACGCGGAGGTCACGGTGACCGTCACCGTCGAGAATGAGGGGAGTGCGACGCTGCCGGATCTCCGGCTGATCGACGGCGTACCGCCGGGGCTCTCCGTCACCGACGGCGCCGCGCGGCTGGGCACTGCACTCCGGCCGGGCAAGCGCGCGACGTTCAGCTACACCGTGACGACGAGCCGCGGGCGCCACGAGTGGCAGCCGCTGACGGCGGTGGTCCGCAACGCCAGCGGCTCGCAGGAACGTACCGTCGAGGTCGAGGCGACGACGACGATGCGCTGTCTCCCGACGCTCGAAGCCAGCAGCGACCTCCCCCTGCGCGGGCTCACGACGCCGTACTCCGGCCGGGTCGCGACCGACGTGGCCGGCTCCGGGCTGGAGTTTCACTCCACCCGGGAGTACCGGCAGGGCGACCCGCTCTCGCGGGTGGACTGGAACCGCTACGCCCGGAGCGGCGAGCTCTCGACGGTGTCGTTCCGCGAGGAGCGGGCGGCGACGGTGGTGCTGCTGATCGACAGCCGGGAGGAGGCGTACCGCACGCCGGACGAGGAGACGCCCAACGCCGTCGAGCGGAGCGTCGAGGCCGCGGGCGAGGCGTTCTCGGCCCTACTCTCGACGGGCGACCGGGTGGGGATCGCGAGCTTCGGGCCCGAGGAGTGCTGGCTCGCACCTGCGACGGGCGAACAGCACCGCGCGACCGCCCGCCGGCTGCTCGCGGATCACGCGGCGTTCTCGGTCTCCCCCGCCGAGGGGCCGTTCTACCCCTCGATCTCGCTGCGACGACTCCGCCGGCGGCTCCCGGCGGACGCACAGATCGTGCTGTTCAGTCCCGTCACCGACGACTACATCGCGTCGGTCGCCGAACGGCTCGACGCCTACGGCCACCAGCTCACGCTGATCAGCCCCGATCCGACGATCGACGACACCGCCCCCCACCGGCTCGCCCGGCTCGAACGTGACACGCGCCTCCGCGGGCTCCGGAGCCACGGCATCCGGGTGATCGACTGGGGCGAGCGCCCGCTCGCGGTCGAACTGGCGCGGGCGACCCGGAGGTGGTCTCGATGA
- a CDS encoding DUF4129 domain-containing protein: MQRDTAVAIVLALLALLAIGAAGATLENPAETDSGSGIGSGSGSGFGSGSGGSGDGNASSATGGSPMQLGGQVGGACITVLQTLSAKLLLFGSVVVFAGYVWWRTDSPGMGLVTAVLYGPIVYMLWYALGTCQTIQEASPAGQTANQTRTANGSAGGSGGLGSAAETATSQPSVLLVVVLVVLVLAAIVLLYVASADDIVNSQVDREPDDEEEVSDIAAVGRLAGEAADRIEAGDAFDNEVFRAWVEMTTHLAVEHPESSTPAEFATAAVEAGMEPDDVRELTDLFEEVRYGDQKVTDEREKRATAALRRIEDSYAEEGEE, encoded by the coding sequence GTGCAGCGGGACACTGCAGTCGCGATCGTCCTCGCCCTCCTCGCCCTCCTCGCGATCGGCGCCGCGGGTGCGACGCTGGAGAACCCCGCCGAGACCGACTCCGGCTCCGGCATCGGGTCCGGGAGCGGGAGCGGCTTCGGGAGCGGGAGCGGTGGGAGCGGTGACGGCAACGCGAGCTCGGCGACCGGCGGCAGCCCCATGCAACTCGGCGGACAGGTCGGCGGTGCCTGTATCACCGTCCTCCAGACCCTCTCGGCGAAGCTGCTACTGTTCGGCTCCGTCGTCGTGTTCGCGGGCTACGTGTGGTGGCGAACCGACTCGCCGGGAATGGGGCTCGTGACGGCCGTTCTCTACGGACCGATCGTCTACATGCTCTGGTACGCGCTCGGGACCTGCCAGACGATCCAGGAAGCGTCGCCGGCGGGACAGACGGCCAACCAGACCCGGACCGCAAACGGGAGCGCCGGCGGCAGCGGCGGGCTCGGCAGCGCCGCGGAGACGGCGACCAGCCAGCCGTCGGTCCTGCTCGTGGTCGTACTCGTCGTGCTGGTGCTCGCGGCGATCGTACTGCTGTACGTCGCGTCGGCCGACGACATCGTCAACTCACAGGTCGACCGCGAGCCCGACGACGAGGAGGAAGTGAGCGACATCGCGGCGGTCGGCCGGCTCGCCGGCGAGGCCGCCGACCGGATCGAGGCCGGCGACGCCTTCGACAACGAGGTGTTCCGCGCCTGGGTCGAGATGACCACCCACCTCGCGGTCGAACACCCCGAGTCCTCGACGCCGGCGGAGTTCGCGACCGCAGCCGTCGAGGCCGGGATGGAGCCGGACGACGTGCGCGAGCTCACCGACCTGTTCGAGGAAGTGCGGTACGGCGATCAGAAAGTCACCGACGAACGCGAAAAGCGCGCGACTGCGGCGCTCCGACGGATCGAGGACAGCTACGCCGAGGAGGGCGAGGAATGA
- a CDS encoding DUF7269 family protein, with product MRRALAGLGAVAVLVGLFVSFQQEFAGLFPGNWIFVLLIAVAAGIQSVSTVLARRRTPIYETETGDPERRYEAPTPGDDLHELMGFASNRSRGANRSRDQVRERLVAVAAAAIADAEGCPESEAHDRIEDGEWTDDPVAAWFLSRDVGLAPAERARLLAAAPFSQYEAAFDRTVRVVDEIASGGGR from the coding sequence ATGAGGCGTGCCCTCGCCGGCCTCGGCGCCGTCGCGGTGCTCGTGGGGCTGTTCGTCTCGTTCCAGCAGGAGTTCGCGGGGCTGTTCCCCGGCAACTGGATCTTCGTGTTGCTGATCGCGGTCGCCGCCGGGATCCAGTCGGTGAGCACCGTCCTCGCCCGGCGCCGGACGCCGATCTACGAGACGGAGACCGGCGACCCCGAGCGGCGCTACGAGGCGCCGACACCCGGCGACGATCTCCACGAGCTGATGGGCTTTGCGAGCAACCGCTCCCGCGGCGCCAACCGTTCCCGCGATCAGGTTCGCGAACGCCTCGTCGCGGTCGCGGCCGCGGCCATCGCCGACGCCGAGGGGTGTCCCGAGAGCGAGGCGCACGACCGCATCGAGGACGGCGAGTGGACCGACGACCCGGTCGCGGCGTGGTTCCTGAGCCGGGACGTGGGGCTCGCCCCCGCCGAGCGCGCGCGCCTGCTCGCGGCGGCGCCGTTCTCGCAGTACGAGGCGGCGTTCGATCGGACGGTTCGGGTCGTCGACGAGATCGCGTCCGGGGGTGGCCGATGA
- a CDS encoding type II/IV secretion system ATPase subunit — translation MSTTEPRFDRVPAPAPPQHGDAWYAPDTLAQYESTPGVVATVSRNGDDERTAEFAYDAREPPLSPSERAELDRVRDHFAGTRRRRPLTRQGAVERAESGLSPKYERALDGLLSGGAGARRRLHYHALRDLRLLGDATPLALDDEVGVADSEAAADGSLVVHTTDFAPAVTDLDADSAFVDRVAAERLRRYEVEFAGYPVPVVVYRDGMLGSDRFATRYAVLEPDLLPGDEALIEECKERVWETSTEDVIGGGTDRRAFVAERARRLLSRRLTGRNTREWLASARYRIRSALADLGVGLPPVDDRYAADRLDDLVYHVLRDYVGEGPLTVPIRDPNLEDIEANRVGERVKVVPRTEIAGGGRVPTNLAFDTESSFVNVVTQLAASDGVELDASNPSAKVNLDPSGVAETVRCAVALPVISEGGPHVSIRKQAAETMTPVDLLRNDTLSADLVALLWLCYEHQGVVLFSGPTGVGKTTLMNAHMPFVPYDDRPVSIDEGSREVRLPHETGVSLTTRDHESEYKRVTMANLMTESNYLNPDTEVIAEINTPESFETFAETVNTGHGVVGTTHAEDVRTLVNRVVEQGVPAYLLEEIDLVVFPHRSGGDRYVARAVEFLSPEQAEKLPPGAGEVIEKGDTTIHVNEVFARDVAGAFTLSGPTDPATPDDRGFRLFHRIAAATDRSPDAVEQEFRRKRRYVEFLDDEGVREFDELFDLLADLRTDEAATVERLRRTAVADGGDEEDER, via the coding sequence ATGTCCACTACGGAGCCACGGTTCGACCGCGTGCCTGCCCCAGCCCCGCCACAGCACGGCGACGCGTGGTACGCCCCCGACACGCTCGCCCAGTACGAGAGCACGCCCGGCGTCGTCGCCACCGTCTCGCGGAACGGGGACGACGAGCGGACCGCCGAGTTCGCCTACGACGCCCGAGAACCGCCCCTCTCCCCGAGCGAGCGCGCCGAACTGGATCGGGTCCGCGACCACTTCGCCGGGACCCGGCGCCGGCGGCCTCTCACGCGGCAAGGCGCCGTCGAGCGCGCCGAGTCGGGGCTCTCGCCCAAGTACGAGCGCGCCCTCGACGGTCTACTCTCGGGCGGCGCGGGCGCGCGACGGCGGCTGCACTACCACGCGCTTCGGGATCTCCGCCTGCTCGGCGACGCCACGCCGCTGGCGCTCGACGACGAGGTGGGTGTCGCCGACAGCGAGGCGGCCGCCGACGGCAGCCTCGTGGTCCACACCACCGACTTCGCACCCGCAGTGACCGATCTCGACGCCGACAGCGCGTTCGTCGACCGGGTGGCCGCCGAGCGGCTGCGGCGCTACGAGGTCGAGTTCGCGGGCTACCCCGTCCCTGTCGTCGTCTACCGCGACGGCATGCTCGGGAGCGACCGGTTCGCCACCCGGTACGCGGTGCTGGAGCCGGACCTGCTCCCGGGCGACGAGGCGCTCATCGAGGAGTGTAAGGAGCGCGTCTGGGAGACCAGCACGGAGGACGTGATCGGCGGCGGCACCGACCGCCGCGCGTTCGTCGCCGAGCGCGCACGGCGGCTGCTCTCCCGACGACTGACCGGCCGCAACACCCGCGAGTGGCTGGCGTCGGCACGCTACCGGATCCGGTCGGCGCTGGCGGATCTCGGCGTGGGGCTGCCGCCGGTCGACGATCGCTACGCGGCGGATCGGCTGGACGACCTCGTCTACCACGTTCTCCGGGATTACGTCGGCGAGGGGCCGCTGACAGTGCCGATCCGGGACCCGAACCTGGAGGACATCGAAGCCAACCGCGTCGGCGAACGCGTGAAAGTCGTCCCGAGAACCGAGATCGCCGGCGGTGGCCGGGTGCCGACGAACCTCGCATTCGATACCGAGAGCAGCTTCGTCAACGTCGTTACCCAGCTCGCGGCGAGCGACGGGGTCGAACTCGACGCCTCGAACCCCAGCGCGAAGGTGAACCTCGACCCGTCGGGCGTCGCCGAGACGGTGCGATGTGCGGTCGCGCTGCCGGTCATCAGCGAGGGGGGCCCGCACGTCTCCATCCGGAAGCAGGCCGCCGAGACGATGACGCCCGTCGACCTGCTCCGGAACGACACGCTGTCGGCCGATCTCGTCGCGCTGCTCTGGCTCTGCTACGAGCATCAGGGCGTGGTGCTGTTCTCCGGGCCGACCGGGGTGGGGAAGACGACACTGATGAACGCGCATATGCCGTTCGTCCCCTACGACGACCGGCCGGTGTCGATCGACGAAGGGTCGCGAGAGGTCCGCCTGCCCCACGAGACCGGCGTCTCGCTGACGACGCGGGACCACGAGAGCGAGTACAAGCGTGTCACGATGGCGAACCTGATGACCGAGTCGAACTACCTCAACCCCGACACGGAGGTGATCGCGGAGATCAACACGCCCGAGAGCTTCGAGACGTTCGCCGAGACAGTCAACACTGGCCACGGCGTCGTCGGCACCACCCACGCCGAGGACGTCCGGACGCTCGTGAACCGGGTAGTCGAACAGGGCGTCCCCGCCTACCTGCTCGAAGAGATCGACCTCGTCGTCTTCCCGCACCGCTCCGGCGGCGATCGCTACGTCGCCCGGGCGGTCGAGTTCCTCTCGCCGGAACAGGCCGAGAAGCTCCCGCCCGGCGCGGGAGAGGTGATCGAGAAGGGCGACACGACGATCCACGTCAACGAGGTGTTCGCCCGCGACGTTGCCGGGGCGTTCACCCTCTCCGGGCCGACCGACCCCGCGACCCCCGACGACCGCGGGTTCCGGCTGTTCCACCGGATCGCCGCCGCGACCGATCGCTCGCCCGACGCGGTCGAGCAGGAGTTCCGGCGGAAGCGTCGCTACGTCGAGTTCCTCGACGACGAGGGCGTCCGGGAGTTCGACGAGCTGTTCGACCTGCTCGCGGATCTCCGGACCGACGAGGCGGCGACGGTCGAACGCCTCCGGCGGACCGCGGTCGCCGACGGCGGCGACGAGGAGGACGAACGATGA
- a CDS encoding DUF7519 family protein — protein MTEITREPSRFGIAVSAGFALLSITATALVVPTAAAISGLGLLVLVAGLGRASRRLVTNGGGLLLLGVLYAGYTGAPPLPVLIGALFGVLAWDAASNAVSVGEQLGKETDSTRGEVVHVVSSFLVGSLAVAVGFGVYVAAAGGQPIASVFLLVAGAVALVNALR, from the coding sequence ATGACCGAAATCACCCGCGAGCCGTCCCGCTTCGGCATCGCCGTCTCGGCCGGGTTCGCGCTGCTGTCGATCACCGCGACGGCGCTGGTGGTGCCGACCGCCGCCGCGATCTCGGGGCTCGGACTGCTCGTGCTTGTCGCGGGGCTGGGGCGGGCGTCGCGTCGGCTGGTCACCAACGGTGGCGGGCTCCTGCTGCTCGGCGTGCTGTACGCCGGCTACACCGGTGCGCCGCCGCTGCCGGTGCTGATCGGCGCGCTGTTCGGCGTGCTCGCGTGGGACGCCGCCAGCAACGCCGTCTCCGTCGGCGAGCAGCTGGGGAAGGAGACCGACTCGACCCGGGGGGAGGTCGTCCACGTCGTGTCGTCGTTCCTCGTCGGCAGCCTCGCCGTCGCCGTCGGCTTCGGCGTGTACGTCGCCGCCGCGGGCGGGCAGCCGATCGCGTCGGTGTTCCTGCTGGTCGCCGGCGCGGTCGCGCTGGTGAACGCGTTACGCTGA
- a CDS encoding DUF7530 family protein: protein MAPDLGETWVYESLVSAVPGLDLSDRAALLTQFVVFEAIVLAVAAVYDLWTAVPAGTAAIVVAVAGSWLMLTFSRTVRRIQPPRTYRRLLFGSSIELALSVMAFVLFVTYVFVVDPRDGGSLVTELLGPEPPAVAIVLLLLITWDVIYRIGACWWATVVGLWRALRYGFDRETTRTLTRLDALNVAFAGVQVAMVPFVLGHPVLVAAVVGHLFAVVVVSAATVVLQRRAVGAGE, encoded by the coding sequence ATGGCGCCGGATCTAGGAGAGACCTGGGTGTACGAGAGCCTCGTGAGCGCGGTGCCGGGGCTGGATCTCTCCGACCGGGCCGCGCTGCTCACGCAGTTCGTCGTCTTCGAGGCGATCGTCCTCGCGGTCGCGGCGGTGTACGACCTCTGGACGGCGGTGCCGGCCGGCACCGCGGCGATCGTCGTCGCGGTCGCGGGGAGCTGGCTGATGCTGACGTTCAGCCGGACCGTCCGCCGGATCCAGCCGCCGAGAACGTACCGCCGGCTGCTGTTCGGTTCCAGCATCGAGCTCGCGCTCAGTGTGATGGCGTTCGTGCTGTTCGTGACGTACGTGTTCGTCGTCGATCCGCGGGACGGCGGCTCGTTGGTCACGGAGCTGTTGGGCCCGGAGCCGCCTGCCGTCGCGATCGTGCTGCTGCTACTGATCACCTGGGACGTGATCTACCGGATCGGCGCCTGCTGGTGGGCGACGGTCGTCGGGCTCTGGCGCGCGCTCCGGTACGGGTTCGACCGCGAGACGACGCGGACGCTGACACGCCTCGACGCGCTCAACGTCGCGTTCGCCGGGGTACAGGTCGCGATGGTGCCGTTCGTGCTGGGCCACCCAGTGCTCGTCGCCGCGGTGGTCGGCCACCTGTTCGCCGTCGTCGTCGTCTCGGCGGCGACGGTGGTGCTACAGCGGCGCGCGGTCGGCGCCGGCGAGTGA
- a CDS encoding NAD(P)H-binding protein → MNVLVTGATGFVGGLLVPALLEAGHDVSALVRDRSTYDAPEGVTVFEGDVLEPSGLDEALAGVDAAYYLIHAMGGGRGFEERDRRGARNFANAAERAGVDRVFYLSGLGVDGDDLSAHLRSRREVETVLDRGAYDLTVLRAAIIVGAGSASFRIVRQLGSRLPVMITPRWVSTRVQPIAIDDVIAYLVGVLDEPETADGTFEIGGPEVLTYREMLAAVGRILIGREPWIVPVPVLTPRLSAYWVDLVTDVPAGVAYPLIDGMATDVVVTDDRIQSLVPIERTPFEAAVEQALDEEAAGEGR, encoded by the coding sequence ATGAACGTTCTCGTCACGGGGGCGACCGGGTTCGTCGGGGGGCTGCTGGTCCCGGCGCTGCTCGAGGCCGGCCACGACGTATCGGCGCTCGTCCGGGACCGATCGACGTACGACGCCCCGGAGGGCGTGACCGTGTTCGAGGGCGACGTGCTGGAGCCGTCGGGGCTGGACGAGGCGCTGGCGGGCGTCGACGCCGCCTACTACCTGATCCACGCGATGGGCGGCGGTCGCGGCTTCGAGGAGCGCGACCGGCGGGGGGCACGCAACTTCGCGAACGCGGCCGAGCGGGCCGGCGTCGACCGCGTGTTCTACCTCAGCGGCCTCGGCGTCGACGGCGACGACCTCTCGGCCCACCTGCGATCTCGGCGGGAGGTCGAGACGGTGCTCGACCGCGGGGCGTACGACCTGACCGTGCTCCGGGCGGCGATCATCGTCGGCGCGGGCAGCGCCAGCTTCCGGATCGTCCGCCAACTCGGCTCGCGACTTCCGGTGATGATCACGCCACGGTGGGTGTCCACCCGGGTCCAGCCGATCGCGATCGACGACGTGATCGCGTATCTCGTGGGCGTGCTCGACGAGCCCGAGACCGCAGACGGGACGTTCGAGATCGGCGGCCCGGAGGTGCTGACCTACCGCGAGATGCTCGCGGCCGTCGGCCGGATCCTGATCGGGCGGGAGCCGTGGATCGTCCCGGTGCCGGTGCTCACCCCGCGTCTCTCGGCGTACTGGGTCGATCTCGTCACCGACGTGCCCGCGGGGGTGGCGTACCCGCTGATCGACGGGATGGCGACGGACGTGGTCGTGACCGACGACCGGATCCAGTCGCTGGTCCCGATCGAGAGAACCCCCTTCGAGGCGGCCGTGGAGCAGGCGCTCGACGAAGAGGCCGCCGGCGAGGGGCGCTGA
- a CDS encoding ABC transporter substrate-binding protein, protein MDDRPKSTRRAYLASGAVVASGLLAGCAGGDGTDTPAGNGGSYTVSMEPVGEVEFDGVPETWVANNGSWADMGIALGQAPPEALWLTSRYHTQYYDEIDGVRVDTEGMTDLYQDGVDKELFYELGADVHVVDPNFLMNRFSGWEQEDVDEIEENVGPFFGNSIFSTGYGWHEEYQYYDLYEAFEKLAEVFQETDRYDAFTDLHSEFQSNVEGAVPAESERREAAVVWAAGNEPESFSPYIVGEGTSFKHLRELGVQDAFADTEVRDFHSNRSEVDYETLLEVDPEVLLCRGHEHQTAEEFRNTVVSFMENHDVASDLTAVKNGDVYRAGPLYQGPITHFVVTQRLAEDLYDVDGQLYDAGRVSDIVAGEF, encoded by the coding sequence ATGGACGACCGACCGAAGTCGACGCGTCGAGCGTATCTCGCAAGCGGTGCCGTCGTCGCTAGCGGGCTGCTGGCGGGCTGTGCCGGCGGCGACGGAACCGACACGCCGGCCGGCAACGGCGGCAGCTACACCGTCTCGATGGAGCCGGTGGGGGAGGTCGAGTTCGACGGCGTCCCCGAGACGTGGGTCGCCAACAACGGAAGCTGGGCTGACATGGGGATCGCGCTGGGCCAAGCGCCGCCGGAGGCGCTGTGGCTTACCAGCCGCTACCACACCCAGTACTACGACGAGATCGACGGCGTGCGCGTCGACACCGAGGGGATGACCGACCTCTATCAGGACGGGGTGGACAAGGAGCTGTTCTACGAGCTCGGTGCCGACGTCCACGTCGTCGACCCGAACTTCCTCATGAACCGCTTCAGCGGCTGGGAGCAGGAGGATGTCGACGAGATCGAGGAGAACGTCGGCCCCTTCTTCGGCAACAGCATCTTCTCGACCGGCTACGGCTGGCACGAGGAGTACCAGTACTACGATCTCTACGAGGCGTTCGAGAAGCTCGCAGAGGTGTTCCAGGAGACCGACCGCTACGACGCGTTCACGGACCTGCACTCGGAGTTCCAGTCGAACGTCGAAGGGGCCGTCCCCGCCGAGAGCGAGCGTCGGGAGGCGGCAGTCGTCTGGGCCGCCGGCAACGAGCCCGAGTCGTTCTCGCCGTACATCGTCGGCGAGGGGACGAGCTTCAAGCACCTCCGCGAGTTGGGCGTACAGGACGCCTTCGCGGACACCGAGGTGCGCGACTTCCACAGCAACCGCAGCGAGGTCGACTACGAGACGCTGCTCGAAGTCGACCCCGAGGTGTTGCTCTGTCGGGGTCACGAGCACCAGACCGCCGAGGAGTTCCGGAACACCGTCGTCTCGTTCATGGAGAACCACGACGTTGCCAGCGACCTGACCGCGGTGAAGAACGGCGACGTCTACCGCGCCGGCCCGCTGTACCAGGGGCCGATCACACATTTCGTCGTCACCCAGCGACTGGCCGAGGACCTCTACGACGTCGACGGACAGCTGTACGACGCCGGCCGCGTGAGCGACATCGTCGCCGGCGAGTTCTAG
- a CDS encoding NAD(P)/FAD-dependent oxidoreductase, with product MPEIGVVGAGSAAAAATFVLDDALPNADVTVLEKSGGLCGRAATRRHGELRYDYGANYVTSDSDRVSELLTRTLDDDGLVDVTERIYTFDETGEVQPGRESDGNKWSYREGLTQIAKRLFGRTDAEIHRRTRVETLRRDSAAETWTLVDTDGEVWGPFDAVVLNPPAPQTAELLRGAEWESPVRESLVAAVSDVPFRTIWTAVLHYPFELDLPYYALVNTDKEHEVGWLSREACKPGHVPDGESLLVVQANHDWSVEHYDDDPAANVDALATHASEIVGDERLADPDWTDDQGWRYALPEDGALAGPLDAAEAEGLYCTGDWVAGEARLHAALENGLEVGEALATATRR from the coding sequence ATGCCCGAGATCGGAGTCGTCGGCGCCGGGAGCGCGGCCGCCGCCGCGACGTTCGTCCTCGACGATGCGCTGCCGAACGCCGACGTGACCGTCCTGGAGAAGTCCGGCGGGCTCTGTGGCCGCGCGGCGACCCGCCGACACGGCGAGCTACGGTACGACTACGGCGCGAACTACGTCACGTCCGACAGCGATCGCGTGAGCGAACTCCTGACTCGAACGCTCGACGACGACGGCCTCGTCGACGTGACCGAACGGATCTACACGTTCGACGAGACCGGCGAGGTACAGCCGGGCCGGGAGTCGGACGGTAACAAGTGGTCCTACCGAGAGGGGCTGACACAGATCGCCAAGCGGCTGTTCGGCCGAACCGACGCCGAGATCCACCGTCGAACGCGGGTCGAGACGCTGCGGCGCGATTCGGCAGCCGAGACGTGGACGCTCGTCGACACGGACGGCGAGGTGTGGGGCCCCTTCGACGCCGTGGTCCTGAACCCGCCCGCGCCCCAGACCGCCGAGCTGCTTCGCGGGGCCGAGTGGGAGTCGCCGGTTCGGGAGTCGCTGGTCGCGGCGGTTTCGGACGTGCCGTTCCGGACGATCTGGACCGCCGTGCTCCACTACCCCTTCGAACTCGACCTGCCGTACTACGCGCTCGTCAACACGGACAAGGAGCACGAGGTCGGGTGGCTCTCCCGCGAGGCGTGCAAGCCCGGCCACGTCCCCGACGGCGAGTCGCTGCTGGTAGTGCAGGCCAACCACGACTGGTCGGTCGAGCACTACGACGACGACCCGGCGGCGAACGTCGACGCGCTCGCGACCCACGCCAGCGAGATCGTCGGCGACGAGCGGTTGGCCGACCCCGACTGGACCGACGACCAGGGGTGGCGCTACGCACTGCCCGAGGACGGCGCGCTCGCCGGTCCGCTCGACGCCGCCGAGGCCGAAGGGCTGTACTGTACGGGCGACTGGGTTGCCGGCGAGGCCCGCCTCCACGCCGCGCTGGAGAACGGACTGGAGGTGGGCGAGGCGCTCGCGACGGCTACTCGAAGGTGA